A section of the Zavarzinella sp. genome encodes:
- a CDS encoding LodA/GoxA family CTQ-dependent oxidase — protein MSKTYKIHPAIGFARVGTSGEYFNGPEIPGEFAQPNNGSYRDANKELCRQACTFKIFEYDETQNQPELIEVGGTIQKIEWSVHLMNKKAVWYQFAGVVGEGPTGYPANHPLRNAAITNPAERIKKLIIDPLQRTIIADGSPASHEIERGTSTIPGNETWPPVFTGGKRIDSLGTLFVNLKGFLTVAGGYGKSGTPGPLPPNGQLNYDNNDNWFDDTSDGSVTAKLHVSDGTTIQVDAPAWLIVGPPDYAPPIENLVTVYDLLYDLALRKLGLDATIYNGAFVGGAGGYRPSFTKDIYPILRRALDYRFVIKSASPHHSGGNFDIVSLASPPAPGEDPTSNIRSDIFDRLRDPDNLNGPGSKNMPRLHNDGVDQNPPQPETRKFTITRFQYFAMKQWAAGWFVSDWTTPAPVPALTPTGMDQAAMEAACGGSFFPGMEGSWILRDPRIYHTPFDFRFKHLSIEGVDGVTPGDVTKRMALPWQADFLKCGDSWWPAQRPNQVKRGSSSQEWASGILNHVQLVDVWSQLGIVAPDPSNPGEYIETERTLP, from the coding sequence ATGTCGAAGACTTATAAGATTCATCCCGCAATCGGATTCGCTCGTGTAGGAACGAGTGGTGAATATTTTAATGGCCCGGAAATCCCAGGCGAATTTGCACAGCCTAACAACGGATCATATCGTGATGCGAACAAAGAACTTTGCAGACAGGCATGTACTTTCAAGATATTTGAATATGACGAAACGCAAAATCAGCCAGAACTGATTGAAGTTGGTGGAACAATTCAAAAAATCGAGTGGTCAGTGCACCTGATGAATAAAAAAGCAGTGTGGTATCAATTTGCAGGTGTTGTCGGTGAGGGCCCGACTGGCTACCCTGCAAATCACCCATTGCGAAATGCAGCGATCACCAATCCAGCCGAGCGCATTAAGAAACTGATTATAGATCCCCTGCAGCGTACGATCATCGCAGACGGTTCTCCAGCAAGTCATGAAATTGAACGCGGAACGAGCACCATCCCGGGCAATGAAACATGGCCACCGGTTTTCACTGGTGGAAAGAGAATTGATTCCCTGGGTACTTTATTTGTGAATTTAAAAGGTTTTCTTACAGTGGCAGGAGGGTATGGGAAGTCCGGTACTCCAGGCCCTTTACCGCCTAATGGACAACTGAATTATGACAATAATGATAACTGGTTTGATGACACTTCAGATGGTTCCGTCACTGCAAAGCTGCATGTATCCGATGGAACAACTATTCAAGTTGATGCCCCTGCCTGGCTCATCGTCGGCCCGCCTGACTACGCACCGCCAATTGAAAACCTGGTAACGGTATATGATTTACTGTACGATCTCGCACTTCGGAAGCTGGGATTGGATGCGACGATTTATAATGGCGCATTTGTTGGCGGGGCAGGTGGATACCGACCTTCATTTACTAAGGACATATACCCGATCTTGCGGCGTGCATTGGATTATCGTTTCGTGATTAAAAGTGCGTCACCTCACCACAGCGGCGGAAATTTTGATATTGTCAGTCTTGCATCTCCGCCAGCACCTGGTGAAGACCCAACAAGCAACATTCGCTCAGACATTTTCGACCGACTCCGTGACCCAGATAACTTGAACGGGCCAGGATCAAAAAACATGCCCAGACTGCACAACGATGGAGTTGATCAGAATCCGCCTCAACCTGAAACTCGGAAATTCACGATTACCCGGTTTCAATATTTTGCCATGAAGCAATGGGCTGCCGGGTGGTTCGTTAGTGATTGGACAACGCCAGCTCCTGTCCCCGCGCTGACTCCGACTGGCATGGATCAGGCCGCAATGGAGGCCGCTTGCGGCGGTTCATTCTTCCCCGGCATGGAAGGATCCTGGATACTTCGTGATCCCAGAATATATCACACCCCCTTTGATTTCCGGTTTAAGCATTTATCAATTGAAGGTGTCGACGGAGTGACTCCCGGGGATGTTACGAAGCGCATGGCTTTGCCCTGGCAAGCCGACTTCCTCAAGTGTGGTGATTCATGGTGGCCCGCTCAGAGGCCAAATCAGGTGAAGAGAGGATCGAGCTCGCAGGAATGGGCATCTGGAATACTCAATCATGTGCAGCTGGTTGATGTCTGGTCTCAGTTGGGTATCGTAGCTCCAGACCCATCGAACCCGGGCGAATATATTGAAACCGAACGCACATTACCTTAA
- a CDS encoding FHA domain-containing protein, with translation MVPSPFYLRSILAPFLRISLFQGVVTLGRSSNANIVVADKSVSRRHAEFKIIKSDVAIRDLDSRNGTYLDGVRIKTGVIGAGQIIRFGLISFYVDKTAAQDEDTFDSSLPKSKTNRCWKECESGLTNAQARVLILLLEGYSEIEIGLKLHISRHTVHNHARAIYLAFDVHSRSQLMAFHARQL, from the coding sequence ATGGTACCTTCACCTTTTTATCTTCGTTCTATCCTTGCACCATTCTTACGAATTTCGCTTTTTCAGGGTGTTGTTACGCTAGGAAGAAGCTCTAATGCAAATATTGTAGTTGCAGACAAAAGTGTTTCTCGCCGTCATGCCGAATTCAAAATCATCAAATCGGATGTCGCGATTCGTGATCTCGATAGCCGCAATGGCACATATTTAGATGGTGTTCGAATCAAGACCGGAGTGATTGGAGCGGGCCAGATAATCCGCTTTGGATTGATCTCGTTTTATGTTGATAAAACCGCAGCGCAGGATGAAGATACGTTTGATTCCAGCCTCCCGAAGTCAAAGACCAATCGATGCTGGAAAGAGTGCGAATCCGGCTTGACGAACGCTCAGGCGCGTGTGTTGATTTTGCTTCTTGAAGGTTATTCTGAAATCGAAATCGGCTTGAAATTACACATCAGCAGACATACTGTTCATAATCACGCCCGTGCCATTTATCTCGCGTTTGATGTGCACTCACGGTCGCAGCTCATGGCGTTTCATGCCAGGCAATTGTAA
- a CDS encoding PQQ-dependent sugar dehydrogenase, translated as MPVVVKQIVTGLNRPVFACSPPGDSSRLFILEQRGEIKILDLTASQPLLKATPFLTLSSLATGNEQGLLGLAFHPQYATNRTFFINYTEPGGATIIARYTVKAATPDQADSSSAIVVMKVLQPFANHNGGWLGFGPDGFLYIGLGDGGAGNDPGNRAQNLGELLGKMLRIDIDGDDFPEDTNKKYAIPSTNPFVNNSGSMKEIWAYGLRNPWRCSFDRTSGELYIADVGQDDWEEVNVQPPGQGGQNYGWRLREGFHDTGLGSASDVVLTDPVHEYDHGEGIAIIGGYVYRGTKVPDLVGKYLFADFTGPIWMLSFADGKWAVGENIQSTLFPDGNAPKSITSFGEDANGELYLLNQSPGTIYRFEQI; from the coding sequence ATGCCTGTTGTCGTAAAACAAATTGTTACTGGCCTGAATCGTCCCGTATTTGCCTGCTCGCCGCCCGGTGATTCTTCTCGACTCTTTATTCTTGAACAACGAGGTGAAATTAAAATCCTAGATCTGACTGCATCGCAACCTCTTTTGAAAGCAACGCCCTTTCTCACTCTGAGTTCCCTGGCAACCGGGAACGAACAAGGGTTGCTAGGCCTGGCATTTCATCCACAATATGCGACGAATCGAACTTTTTTCATCAACTACACCGAGCCTGGTGGTGCGACAATCATTGCTCGCTACACTGTCAAAGCTGCTACGCCCGATCAGGCGGACTCAAGCAGTGCAATTGTGGTGATGAAAGTTTTACAACCGTTTGCCAACCACAACGGCGGTTGGCTTGGCTTCGGGCCAGACGGATTTCTTTACATCGGCCTGGGTGATGGTGGTGCCGGGAACGACCCGGGCAATCGTGCACAAAATCTGGGAGAACTGCTTGGCAAGATGCTGCGAATCGATATTGACGGCGATGATTTTCCAGAGGATACAAACAAAAAATATGCGATACCTTCTACAAATCCATTTGTCAATAATTCCGGCTCCATGAAGGAAATATGGGCATATGGCCTGCGCAATCCGTGGCGTTGTTCATTTGATCGAACATCTGGCGAGCTTTATATTGCGGATGTTGGACAGGACGATTGGGAAGAAGTGAACGTGCAACCACCGGGCCAGGGAGGACAGAATTACGGTTGGCGCCTGCGAGAAGGTTTCCACGACACAGGCCTTGGTTCCGCAAGCGATGTCGTGTTGACTGACCCAGTACACGAATACGACCACGGAGAAGGAATTGCCATTATCGGCGGTTATGTTTATCGTGGAACGAAAGTGCCTGATCTGGTTGGCAAATACCTGTTTGCAGATTTTACCGGACCTATATGGATGCTGTCATTTGCTGATGGAAAATGGGCAGTAGGAGAGAACATTCAAAGTACTTTGTTTCCGGATGGAAATGCTCCAAAGTCGATCACTTCATTCGGGGAAGATGCGAATGGTGAACTCTACCTGCTGAATCAATCTCCCGGGACGATCTATCGTTTTGAACAGATTTGA
- a CDS encoding IS66 family transposase — MEIESFNSECPGCQQLLKQVHLLQQQLMDQQQIIQQQQKTILAMEARIRDLEDKLKPPNKQEPAEKEKLASQKPTGRKRGAQHGHKANLRKPLPPESVDSFIKFVPETCSRCHKSLVGCPNLPEPRIHQQVELPQQPLIVTQYEGHSRKCADCGHTTAMTIPAEYRNHCTGPRLTAALLCMVGQDGLSKRSIERTCKTIFGIDISLGTISNLEAEAIPALDAPYEEAREKVKNADVKGFDETGWKEAGHKRWLWTAIAAKIHIVVFLIHARRNIDALKTFMGEALPGFVSTDRWKVYVKNLPEDSHQLCWAHLKRNWEALSKRSKRATKLVDHWLELHKEIFELWHIFTRDHQISRQTLQQRMKPLKERVRTLLKQGQGSKDQTVAGFCERVAKVERRLWLFVDHEHVPPTNNDAERVQRRAVLWRRRSFGSQSARGCRFAERILTVCETLKLQGRNVLDYLEEAINAHRKGKPAPKLATT, encoded by the coding sequence ATGGAAATCGAGTCGTTCAATTCCGAATGTCCTGGGTGCCAGCAATTGCTCAAGCAGGTTCATTTGCTGCAACAACAGCTGATGGATCAGCAACAAATTATTCAGCAACAACAAAAGACAATACTGGCGATGGAAGCTCGCATTCGTGATCTGGAAGACAAGCTGAAACCGCCTAACAAGCAAGAACCTGCAGAAAAAGAAAAATTAGCTTCCCAAAAGCCGACTGGTCGCAAACGCGGGGCACAACATGGTCACAAGGCAAATCTGCGAAAACCCTTGCCTCCTGAAAGTGTGGACTCCTTTATCAAGTTCGTGCCAGAAACCTGTTCTCGCTGCCACAAATCACTTGTTGGCTGTCCGAATCTACCTGAACCCAGGATTCATCAGCAAGTTGAACTGCCACAGCAGCCTTTAATCGTAACACAATATGAAGGTCATTCCCGGAAATGTGCTGATTGTGGACACACAACGGCGATGACCATTCCTGCCGAGTACCGCAACCATTGCACCGGTCCTCGATTGACAGCTGCTCTGCTATGTATGGTGGGTCAGGATGGATTGAGTAAACGGTCAATCGAACGAACTTGCAAAACGATTTTTGGCATAGACATATCCTTGGGAACCATCAGCAATCTGGAAGCCGAGGCAATTCCGGCATTGGACGCACCTTATGAGGAAGCTCGTGAGAAAGTTAAAAACGCTGATGTAAAGGGGTTTGATGAAACGGGCTGGAAAGAGGCGGGCCACAAACGCTGGTTATGGACAGCGATTGCGGCAAAGATTCATATCGTAGTATTTCTCATTCATGCACGTCGCAATATTGATGCATTGAAAACGTTTATGGGTGAAGCACTCCCTGGATTTGTCAGTACGGATCGCTGGAAGGTATATGTGAAGAACCTTCCTGAAGATAGCCATCAATTATGTTGGGCACATTTGAAACGCAACTGGGAGGCATTGTCCAAACGAAGTAAGCGAGCGACAAAACTCGTGGATCACTGGCTTGAATTACACAAGGAAATATTTGAGCTATGGCATATTTTTACGAGAGATCATCAGATAAGTCGCCAAACATTGCAACAGCGGATGAAACCGTTGAAGGAACGCGTACGCACGCTGCTGAAACAGGGGCAAGGTAGTAAGGACCAAACAGTTGCAGGGTTTTGCGAGAGGGTGGCCAAAGTAGAAAGGCGTTTATGGCTGTTTGTCGACCATGAGCATGTTCCGCCAACGAATAATGATGCGGAGCGTGTACAACGTCGCGCTGTGTTGTGGCGGCGACGCAGCTTTGGTTCTCAAAGTGCTCGTGGCTGTCGGTTCGCAGAGCGAATCCTGACGGTATGTGAAACATTGAAACTACAGGGGAGAAACGTATTAGATTATCTGGAAGAAGCGATCAACGCACACCGGAAAGGCAAACCTGCACCGAAACTTGCAACAACATAA
- a CDS encoding ferritin-like domain-containing protein gives MNSRFIQIQKPSTHTGLELAAPATIPRPAELSKRDWAIFLLHTAAEVEHALLVQYLYAAYSIKSQTIPGTGLSTDDWSYSIIKIAKEEMGHLLCLQNLLRFIGGPTNLDREDFPIRSQFYPFPFMLEKFSKESLSKYLFAEMPEDTSGSTIITPEEIAEIQLRAQTAVGSSGVGFLNHVGMLFRTLITVFSDPELDDFPGQLPFQAPAKKPWTTTNDKQTAPDQMPKGVKVFRINSRDDAIQALSAIARQGEAANNDSELMDSHFGRFLSIYRAFPDNFDPSYPVATNPNTNLVQPNASTITDATTLLWAHLFNVRYRILLSFIGHSILVPATLPNEPDKLDPNSGNSLLVGWIYTEMVYATGSLREIAIQLATLPLAAGGTDTAGPPFELPYTLVMPDHESDRWRLHRDLINASRDILNEIISGDPQSAIANDILTIDTARLTEIEARI, from the coding sequence ATGAACTCGCGTTTTATCCAAATTCAAAAACCCTCGACTCACACAGGATTAGAACTTGCTGCGCCTGCAACGATTCCAAGACCTGCGGAACTCAGTAAGCGCGACTGGGCAATCTTTTTGCTTCATACCGCTGCTGAAGTTGAGCATGCTCTCCTGGTGCAGTATCTATACGCTGCATACTCGATCAAAAGTCAGACAATTCCAGGAACTGGCTTGTCAACTGATGATTGGTCTTACAGTATTATCAAAATTGCCAAGGAAGAGATGGGGCACCTGCTTTGTCTGCAGAATCTGTTACGCTTCATCGGAGGGCCGACAAACCTTGACCGTGAAGATTTTCCGATTCGGTCACAATTTTATCCTTTTCCATTCATGCTGGAAAAATTCAGTAAAGAGTCACTTTCAAAATATCTTTTCGCAGAGATGCCTGAAGATACAAGCGGGTCAACGATTATCACACCTGAGGAAATTGCGGAGATTCAACTACGTGCCCAGACCGCTGTCGGGAGTTCAGGGGTCGGTTTTCTCAACCATGTGGGAATGCTGTTCAGAACGTTGATCACTGTATTCAGCGACCCTGAACTGGATGATTTTCCTGGACAGTTACCGTTTCAGGCACCCGCGAAAAAGCCCTGGACAACTACGAATGACAAGCAGACAGCCCCTGACCAGATGCCGAAAGGGGTAAAAGTTTTCCGCATTAATTCCAGAGATGATGCTATTCAAGCGCTATCAGCCATAGCACGTCAGGGGGAAGCAGCTAACAATGATAGTGAGTTGATGGATTCACACTTCGGAAGGTTTCTGAGTATCTATCGTGCATTTCCCGATAATTTTGATCCTTCCTACCCGGTTGCTACCAATCCGAATACGAATCTTGTGCAACCGAATGCGAGTACGATCACTGATGCGACAACGCTGTTATGGGCGCACCTGTTCAATGTAAGATATCGTATTCTTCTATCATTCATCGGACATTCGATACTTGTTCCCGCTACACTTCCAAATGAGCCGGACAAACTGGATCCGAACAGTGGTAATTCACTACTTGTTGGATGGATCTATACAGAAATGGTTTACGCCACAGGCTCACTACGTGAGATCGCCATTCAGCTGGCGACTCTGCCACTTGCTGCAGGAGGCACTGATACTGCCGGGCCACCATTCGAACTGCCTTACACACTGGTAATGCCTGATCATGAATCAGATCGCTGGCGTTTACACCGAGATTTAATTAATGCTTCCAGAGACATCCTCAATGAAATCATTTCAGGGGATCCGCAATCTGCGATTGCAAATGACATTTTGACGATCGATACTGCACGATTAACAGAAATTGAAGCTCGAATTTAA
- a CDS encoding YCF48-related protein, translating to MNRFQRVQEILDTAVGGPSAPAGPHSAFWRGITRDEFVAKKIFGLELITVGSGAGSILIKALKGETPFGADTGNDEADYNRMPSGRDPVPNEDITFIQQWIDEGCLEDPYVAVAPLAWRTTNAPVASARTDDIWFSDPLTGWAVNSDGTIVNTIDGGVSWNIQHSAPGVYFRCISFADSSNGWAGTLSRSRRLFQTADGGNNWTRVTNLPADAPVAICGISVVNNQVVYGSGTNRPEDFPGIIKTTDGGTTWSAIDMSDHASILIDVYFTDPMHGWVVGGKANEPTPTTRDKVKPVVLETNDGGVSWINRLAGQEDMFPFGEWGWKIQFLNDKLGFVSLENFTAGAILKTVDGGKTWKRIKINDPQGNVNLEGVGFIDEQRGWVGGWGSDFTPPGPTGYSSATTDGGETWTDANEIGLRINRFRFFGKPVTVGYASGFTVYKYTSSPLPAISTEVASNRTRPLLPVSNIQSTTFPVDIQMDIPDGTRRLTLHVWDRFGVDHGYILDEVRPDSGLQFFRWDGIDDRGNAVIDGDYILRLTADDTSASSTLSYRSV from the coding sequence ATGAATCGCTTTCAACGTGTTCAGGAAATTTTAGATACCGCTGTTGGCGGGCCGAGTGCACCAGCTGGCCCGCATAGCGCTTTCTGGCGTGGAATCACACGAGATGAATTCGTAGCGAAGAAAATCTTTGGCCTGGAACTAATCACAGTAGGCAGCGGGGCAGGTTCAATTCTTATCAAAGCATTGAAAGGCGAGACACCTTTTGGAGCAGACACCGGAAACGATGAAGCAGATTACAACCGCATGCCTTCAGGTCGAGATCCTGTCCCCAATGAAGATATTACCTTCATCCAGCAATGGATCGACGAAGGCTGCCTGGAAGATCCCTACGTCGCTGTCGCCCCGCTTGCCTGGCGTACAACCAATGCCCCGGTGGCAAGTGCACGCACGGATGACATCTGGTTCAGCGATCCGCTTACCGGCTGGGCCGTCAACAGCGATGGCACAATTGTCAACACGATTGACGGAGGCGTTTCCTGGAACATACAACACTCTGCCCCGGGTGTTTATTTTCGATGCATTAGTTTTGCAGACTCGAGTAACGGTTGGGCAGGGACATTATCAAGAAGTCGTCGACTGTTCCAAACCGCTGACGGAGGCAATAACTGGACTCGGGTAACCAATCTGCCCGCGGATGCTCCCGTTGCCATCTGCGGAATCTCTGTTGTCAATAATCAGGTTGTCTACGGTTCAGGTACCAATCGGCCAGAAGATTTTCCCGGCATCATCAAGACAACCGATGGCGGAACTACATGGTCCGCGATCGACATGTCCGACCATGCATCGATACTGATCGATGTATATTTCACAGACCCCATGCACGGCTGGGTTGTCGGAGGCAAAGCGAATGAGCCAACACCTACAACGCGTGACAAAGTCAAACCGGTAGTGCTGGAAACCAACGATGGCGGTGTCAGCTGGATCAACCGGCTTGCCGGTCAGGAAGACATGTTCCCGTTCGGCGAATGGGGCTGGAAAATACAATTCCTCAATGACAAACTTGGCTTTGTTTCCCTGGAAAACTTCACAGCCGGAGCAATACTCAAGACCGTGGACGGCGGTAAGACCTGGAAGCGAATCAAGATCAATGACCCGCAGGGAAATGTGAACCTTGAAGGAGTCGGCTTCATTGATGAACAACGTGGCTGGGTAGGCGGTTGGGGGTCAGATTTCACACCGCCTGGGCCGACAGGTTATTCCAGTGCAACGACCGATGGCGGGGAAACATGGACCGACGCCAACGAAATCGGCTTGCGAATTAACCGCTTTCGATTTTTTGGCAAGCCGGTAACCGTAGGGTATGCCTCTGGATTTACCGTGTATAAGTACACCTCGTCTCCATTGCCAGCGATAAGCACAGAGGTAGCTTCTAACCGGACTCGTCCGCTTTTGCCAGTTTCGAACATCCAATCCACGACGTTCCCAGTCGACATACAGATGGATATTCCTGACGGTACCAGGCGTCTCACCTTGCATGTCTGGGATCGCTTCGGTGTCGATCACGGTTACATTCTCGATGAAGTGCGACCCGATTCTGGATTACAGTTTTTCCGTTGGGATGGCATTGATGACCGTGGAAACGCAGTAATTGACGGTGATTATATTCTTCGACTGACTGCGGATGATACTTCTGCCAGCAGTACGCTGTCGTATCGAAGCGTATAA
- a CDS encoding tryptophan 7-halogenase: MKEILILGLGPAGSAAGLTALSAGASITMLGREPPAGPRVGETIPPQANMLLSSLGIDNLAADGHLPSHGTVSIWADAEPVENDFIFSPYGHGWHLDRAAFDARLLKTASDRGANIFSGTRLLSARHVEHKWMIVADQGDRQVKFQADFVLDATGRSSWFARRQGVTRIPSDRLVGIVGFFDTTEESDARTFLEASEDGWWYAARLPGCRSVAAFMTDADILAGYPGGAKAMWQNRLQQVSLTTPFVNKNIDALRVIPANGARLSCVTGPGWAAIGDAAASWDPLSSQGIVTAIEGANRCVSALMTEPEELNEYLDWFETAWADYSRIHRVYYSQVRRWPDSVFWRRRSLRDDLW; the protein is encoded by the coding sequence GTGAAAGAGATTCTTATACTCGGTTTAGGCCCAGCCGGTTCGGCGGCAGGTCTGACAGCTCTCTCTGCAGGTGCCTCAATTACAATGCTTGGTCGCGAACCACCCGCCGGCCCGCGTGTAGGCGAAACGATTCCTCCACAAGCCAACATGCTCTTAAGTTCGCTTGGAATTGATAATCTCGCAGCAGATGGACATCTGCCTTCGCATGGCACAGTTTCAATTTGGGCGGATGCGGAACCTGTAGAAAACGACTTCATCTTCAGCCCCTATGGACATGGTTGGCATCTAGATCGAGCAGCCTTCGACGCCCGATTGCTGAAAACCGCCTCAGATCGAGGCGCGAATATTTTCTCTGGCACGCGGCTTCTTTCCGCACGACATGTAGAACACAAGTGGATGATTGTCGCAGACCAGGGAGACAGGCAAGTCAAATTTCAGGCAGATTTTGTTCTCGATGCCACAGGACGTTCCTCCTGGTTTGCTCGTCGACAAGGAGTCACTCGGATACCAAGCGATCGACTAGTCGGCATCGTTGGCTTTTTCGACACAACTGAAGAAAGTGATGCACGTACGTTTCTCGAAGCGAGCGAAGACGGGTGGTGGTACGCTGCACGTTTGCCTGGTTGCCGAAGTGTGGCTGCATTCATGACTGATGCCGATATTTTGGCCGGCTATCCAGGCGGTGCAAAAGCAATGTGGCAAAATCGTCTCCAACAAGTTTCTTTGACCACTCCGTTTGTCAACAAAAATATCGATGCGCTACGAGTGATACCTGCGAATGGCGCTCGGCTGTCCTGCGTTACCGGGCCCGGTTGGGCGGCGATTGGTGATGCTGCAGCGTCCTGGGATCCTCTTTCTTCGCAGGGTATTGTGACTGCGATTGAAGGTGCCAATAGATGCGTAAGTGCATTGATGACTGAACCTGAGGAGTTGAACGAGTATTTGGACTGGTTTGAAACCGCATGGGCAGACTACTCTCGGATACATCGCGTATATTATAGTCAGGTTCGCCGATGGCCGGATTCAGTATTCTGGCGCCGGCGATCGCTACGTGATGATCTCTGGTAG
- a CDS encoding ferritin-like domain-containing protein, protein MTNPKLEPRDEAVALLHATAEVEHSLMVQYLYAAYSIAYPAEDDPDRDAKQEKVDLLRYLLLHIAREEMAHLASVQNLLQLLGAPLHLDREHSPFASELLPFRFKLEPVSLGSLAKYLIAESPRRFPDDGSISDADKAMIMGTVTDQAKASNDGICPSHVGDIFARLLWLFRHGEADGGLRDDDFRPGTADFQASWDDWGFDPKTRPFDGEAIKAVQSLVRQFSGSDPATLRADAVAALEAIAEQGEGVDAEPAPSADEDESHFEWFLLAYKTFKDLTELQGAVPVHNVPVCPNTSEESFSVPYHKMVDSGLESFKQSGRITNQRSRRWAQLFNLRYKILLTQLHHFLRIDTARYDANGDRTARGYLLLGVFNEMRRLKKLAGKLVTLPKGSDADAHRAGPPFELPYTTQIPDGEANRWRMHLDTSKAAVRLIDELLAETADQDNGFLIDVKASDEADQKIMVELVAGRPLPPQSQDFPKVVRILEEAVRGFTIGRHGNFWSESDLAAFKAAQNNWVIGNHPDDSRILKVLRGSDPLGQMPRERPAVPKSRIDYIEGWITRNCPDSVPPYPGLHRERDPIPSGSGVTPPVAPPVTPPMQAPTFATNIRPLFTPSDVACMKAVGNFDLSKYDDVKALAASIFQQLDEGLMPPQGRWPQADIDLFKAWMDAGMPEM, encoded by the coding sequence ATGACTAATCCGAAGCTTGAGCCTCGGGACGAGGCAGTCGCCTTGCTCCATGCGACGGCCGAAGTCGAGCACTCGTTGATGGTGCAGTACCTATACGCGGCCTATTCGATTGCCTATCCGGCGGAAGACGATCCGGATCGCGATGCGAAGCAGGAAAAGGTGGACCTGCTGCGGTATCTCTTGCTGCACATCGCCAGGGAAGAGATGGCCCACCTAGCGAGTGTGCAGAATCTGTTGCAACTGCTCGGAGCTCCGTTGCATCTTGATCGGGAGCACTCTCCATTTGCGAGCGAATTGCTGCCGTTTCGGTTCAAGCTGGAGCCGGTCTCGCTCGGCTCGCTCGCGAAGTATCTGATCGCAGAGAGTCCCCGCCGGTTCCCCGATGATGGCTCGATCTCGGATGCCGACAAGGCAATGATCATGGGAACCGTCACCGATCAGGCGAAGGCGTCGAACGACGGGATTTGCCCGTCGCATGTGGGTGACATCTTTGCGCGGTTATTGTGGCTGTTTCGGCATGGCGAAGCCGACGGCGGACTGCGTGACGACGATTTTCGACCCGGTACTGCGGATTTTCAGGCCAGCTGGGATGACTGGGGCTTCGATCCAAAGACGAGGCCGTTCGACGGAGAGGCGATCAAGGCTGTCCAGTCTTTAGTCAGACAGTTCTCGGGTAGTGACCCCGCGACGCTGCGGGCTGATGCCGTGGCCGCCCTGGAGGCGATTGCGGAACAGGGGGAAGGAGTCGATGCGGAACCTGCCCCGTCCGCAGACGAGGATGAGTCACACTTTGAATGGTTCCTGCTGGCGTACAAGACATTCAAAGACCTGACGGAACTCCAAGGTGCAGTGCCCGTTCATAATGTGCCCGTCTGCCCGAATACGAGTGAGGAATCATTCTCTGTGCCTTATCACAAAATGGTTGATTCAGGGCTGGAATCGTTCAAGCAGTCAGGGCGGATCACGAACCAGCGATCGCGACGCTGGGCGCAATTGTTCAATCTGCGTTATAAGATCTTATTGACTCAGTTACATCACTTCCTGCGGATTGACACTGCCCGATACGATGCCAATGGGGACAGGACGGCACGGGGCTATTTGTTGCTTGGCGTATTTAACGAAATGCGGCGATTGAAAAAGCTTGCCGGCAAGCTGGTGACTCTTCCCAAAGGCTCGGATGCCGACGCACATCGCGCTGGGCCGCCCTTTGAATTACCGTACACGACACAGATTCCGGACGGAGAGGCGAACCGTTGGCGGATGCACTTAGACACCTCGAAGGCAGCGGTTCGGCTGATTGATGAGTTACTCGCCGAGACGGCGGATCAGGACAACGGATTTCTGATCGACGTGAAAGCATCCGACGAGGCCGACCAGAAGATCATGGTCGAACTGGTCGCCGGTCGCCCGCTACCGCCGCAGTCACAGGATTTTCCAAAGGTGGTCCGGATTCTGGAAGAGGCGGTGCGTGGGTTCACGATTGGTCGCCATGGAAACTTTTGGTCGGAGAGCGATCTTGCCGCCTTCAAGGCCGCCCAAAACAACTGGGTGATTGGCAATCATCCAGATGACTCTCGAATTCTCAAAGTCCTTCGAGGTTCCGATCCACTTGGGCAAATGCCCCGTGAGCGTCCCGCCGTTCCTAAATCACGGATCGACTACATCGAAGGATGGATCACGCGGAATTGTCCCGACTCCGTACCTCCCTATCCAGGTCTGCATCGAGAACGAGACCCGATACCATCTGGAAGCGGAGTAACGCCTCCGGTGGCTCCGCCAGTCACTCCACCAATGCAGGCACCGACGTTCGCAACGAACATCCGTCCGTTGTTTACTCCTTCCGATGTTGCCTGCATGAAGGCAGTGGGAAACTTTGACCTTTCCAAATACGATGATGTCAAAGCACTTGCCGCGTCGATCTTCCAGCAACTGGACGAAGGGCTGATGCCACCCCAAGGCCGCTGGCCACAAGCTGATATCGACCTATTCAAAGCCTGGATGGACGCTGGCATGCCAGAAATGTAG